ATTTTCATATTACCCAGAACTGCTTTCTAATATGACAATAACATATACTTCAATTCACTACAACTCACTACAAACGTACAATTATCATTTTGATATTGTGATAAAATGCTAATTCTCAGAGGGAGAGGAAGAAGGTTGTTTACGAGAGAAACGATGGAGAAGCAACAAACGTGGTTTTATGTTGTTGCCCTATTCGTGGGAGCAGCGATTGGGCTGGGCACCCCTGAATGGGGGTCAGCGCTGCATTATACGGTTTCACCTGTGCTTGCGATTTTGCTATATAGCATGTTTGCACAGATTCCTTTTTTACAGCTTAAAGAATCCTTATCCAACCTGCGATTTATTGGAGCTTTGCTGGTGGCTAATTTTATCGTAGTGCCTGTGGTCGTGTGGTTGTTAACCCTGGCGTTTCCGCAACCTCCTGCCGTGCTCATTGGCGTTTATCTGGTACTGTTAACGCCCTGCATTGATTACGTCATTGTTTTTACACAGTTGGGTCGGGGCAATGAGAAATTGATGCTTGCTGCAACGCCAATCCTGTTTGTTATACAAATGGTCTTATTACCAGTATATTTGTGGCTGTTCATAGGGAAGGAAGCGGCACAGGTCATGCAGGTGGGGCCTTTCGTGGAGGCTTTTCTGTTCCTGATCGTTATTCCGTTGCTGTTGGCTATTCTTACGCAAGTTGTGACCAAAGGCAAAGCCGGAGGAGAACGGGTGATGAACGCAACCGCTTGGCTGCCTGTACCCATGATGGCTCTGGCCTTGATTGTGGTTGTCGCATCGCAGATCGGGAAGGTCTACAATGATTTTGCTGTAATTGTGGATGTTCTGCCCATTTATATTATTTTTCTAGTTGCTATGCCCTTCATATCACGAATCGTAGTGGCTCTATTTCGATTGAATACAGGCGCAGGCAGGGCCGTTATTTTCAGTGCAGGGACCCGAAATTCACTTGTCGTTCTGCCATTGGCACTTGCATTACCGCAAGAGTGGGCCACAATTGCTGCCGCAGTGATAGTAACCCAGACGATCGTCGAGCTGGCGGGAGAGTTAATCTATATTCGTATTGTTCCTGCTGTCATACTGCGGGATCGCTGATTCCTTTAGAAAAGAAGATCAGGGTGTATCCATTAAGATGCATCCATATATGTAAAAAGGAAAGGGGCAATTCCCTGAGTCATGAACATGACGGGATGCCCCTTTTATCGTTTAACGAATCGAGCATTCTATTAGACGAATTTCCACAGATTCAGCGGCTCAATTAAGCATTTCCGTCAGATAACGTTTTGCGGTACTCCCCCGGTGTGATGCCCTCCATTTTTTTGAACACTTTACTGAAATACTTCTCGTCCTGATAGCCGACCATTTCCGAAATTTTTGCAATTCGTAGTGAAGGGTTCTGCAATAGAAGCTTGGCGTTATTGATTCGCAATTTGCCCAAATACTCCGACCAGTTCAATCCGAACTGCTGTTTGAATTTGCGAGATATATATTCGCGACTCAGGTAGAACCGTGCAGCAATCTGCTGCAGAGACAGGTCCTCTTGATAATGAGCATCCATATAACGTGCAATCTCACTCATTGGGTCCGGTGTTGCATGATGATGTGCAGTGAGGGCTTTTCCGGCTGCGAGCAACCGCTGTTCCAGCAGGGAGCGGAGCAAGGGCAGCGATAACAGTCCGTCACGGTCCAAAGGCAACTCGGCGAATGGAATGGATTGTTCCTCTATCGCCTCATCTTCCTCCTTCGGTGGGGCGCCTGCGGCATCGTCGAGCCAACGGCCAATCATCCATTCCATTTCATCCATCCATTGCTGTACCTGCTCCGCTGTTACGACATCGAGCCGGGTAATGGGATCAATCCATTCTGCAACGGCATTGGACACGCTGGAAGCGCGCCCGCTCATAGATGCCAGCCGTAAGGACTCCTCAAAGGTAGATAACCGCAGCCCTTTGTTTCCGTTGGAGGACTCCATTGCATCGTGAATACACTGCTTCGTTTGCAAGGCATTGCGTCGCCACAACCGCAAACTAGCTTCCTGATAGGCTCCCGAGGTCCCCGTAGGATAAAACTCACAGCTGGATATACCAAAATGAAGACGGCGTTGAATGGTCTGCTCCAGACCATCGTTCACTTTTTCGAGAATGGTTTGAAGTGTCGAGCATTGACCCCAGTATAGGAGAACGACTTCATCCGGCTGATCAAGCTGGCGGAACACGACACCTTCAGCAGGCGGGGATAACATCTCCGCACAGATATTCAGCACGGAGAATACGAGCAAATCAGGCTGACTACGATATTTTGCCAAGCATTGAGCATCGAGATGGGAAAGGCTGGTGACTGCCACACTGCAACTGTCGATCTGCTTGGGCAGATTTAATTCATCCCGCAGCCGCTGGAATTGGGTGTTATTGCTTCCGCGTCCAACGACAAGCTCTGTGAGCAGTCTGTCATGATAATGCGGACGCATCTGATTGACCACCATGGATTGTCTTGTGGACTGCACACGAACAGCATCGTCTTCTTTCCAGGCGTCGACTGCTCTAAATAAGGATGAATTCAGTTCGTCTGCTTCGACTGGTTTGAGCAGGTAGTCCGTACCTCCATAGCGAATTGCATGCCTGACCAGTTCAAAATCATCATATCCGCTGATGACCAGTACTTTGCTGTGCGGGGCATGAACAGATATCCATTCGAGCAGAGCCATACCATCCTTGCCAGGCATTCGCATATCGCTGAGTACAATTTGCGGTTGATGAGCCGTAATGGCAGCGACCGCTTCGTGACCATCTGCCGCTTCATATAAGGTATCAATTCCTGCGGCTTCCCATTGACCAAGCAGCTTAATCGCATCGCGGACGTGTTTTTCATCATCGACAATCAAGGCTTTCATGTTGTTCACTCTCCCGCGTATATTTTGACTATGATCTCTACGCCATTCGGTTCCAGATTGCCGATCGTAAGCGTGGCATTGTATCCCGGAGGTGAGTTTAGTTGGAGTCTGCGCATTACGTTACGCAATCCAATCGACTCGGTCTCGTCCGGTTCCTGAGAGGAATCGGAAGATATGGATGCCGGATGCAACCAACGCTGAATTTCGGACAACTTGTCTTCCGGAATGCACGGTCCGTTATTTTCCAGCCGAATCTGAATCCAATCGTCAGGCGTTCGCTGACTGGATATGCGTATCCTACCTTTGCCAGGCTGAACATCCGCTCCATGCTTAAAGTAATTCTCAATTAAAGGCTGCAAGGTCATCCTCGGCATTTCTGCGCGCAAGGTATCTTCGGCAAAATCCAGTTCAACCTCCAGGCGGTC
This window of the Paenibacillus marchantiae genome carries:
- a CDS encoding arsenic resistance protein; translated protein: MEKQQTWFYVVALFVGAAIGLGTPEWGSALHYTVSPVLAILLYSMFAQIPFLQLKESLSNLRFIGALLVANFIVVPVVVWLLTLAFPQPPAVLIGVYLVLLTPCIDYVIVFTQLGRGNEKLMLAATPILFVIQMVLLPVYLWLFIGKEAAQVMQVGPFVEAFLFLIVIPLLLAILTQVVTKGKAGGERVMNATAWLPVPMMALALIVVVASQIGKVYNDFAVIVDVLPIYIIFLVAMPFISRIVVALFRLNTGAGRAVIFSAGTRNSLVVLPLALALPQEWATIAAAVIVTQTIVELAGELIYIRIVPAVILRDR
- a CDS encoding response regulator transcription factor, giving the protein MKALIVDDEKHVRDAIKLLGQWEAAGIDTLYEAADGHEAVAAITAHQPQIVLSDMRMPGKDGMALLEWISVHAPHSKVLVISGYDDFELVRHAIRYGGTDYLLKPVEADELNSSLFRAVDAWKEDDAVRVQSTRQSMVVNQMRPHYHDRLLTELVVGRGSNNTQFQRLRDELNLPKQIDSCSVAVTSLSHLDAQCLAKYRSQPDLLVFSVLNICAEMLSPPAEGVVFRQLDQPDEVVLLYWGQCSTLQTILEKVNDGLEQTIQRRLHFGISSCEFYPTGTSGAYQEASLRLWRRNALQTKQCIHDAMESSNGNKGLRLSTFEESLRLASMSGRASSVSNAVAEWIDPITRLDVVTAEQVQQWMDEMEWMIGRWLDDAAGAPPKEEDEAIEEQSIPFAELPLDRDGLLSLPLLRSLLEQRLLAAGKALTAHHHATPDPMSEIARYMDAHYQEDLSLQQIAARFYLSREYISRKFKQQFGLNWSEYLGKLRINNAKLLLQNPSLRIAKISEMVGYQDEKYFSKVFKKMEGITPGEYRKTLSDGNA